One Gemmatimonadaceae bacterium DNA segment encodes these proteins:
- a CDS encoding non-canonical purine NTP pyrophosphatase — protein sequence MKEVVLATRSVGKVRELGPLFEEFGIRTLGLHDVGVAVAPEEDAIEVFETFEANALAKARYFFARAGGRAVVADDSGIEVTALSGQPGVHSRRWGWREGLEGDALDAANNARLQQALRGKSDRSARYVCVAAWLDGAAEACARGEAPGRVLEAPRGSGGFGYDPYFWSDEVQGTFAEVSREAKATVSHRGRAIRALLTRLGHGR from the coding sequence ATGAAGGAGGTGGTGCTCGCGACGCGCAGCGTGGGCAAGGTGCGCGAACTCGGTCCCCTGTTCGAGGAGTTCGGGATCCGCACGTTGGGCCTGCATGACGTCGGTGTGGCGGTTGCTCCGGAAGAGGACGCGATCGAGGTCTTTGAGACCTTCGAGGCCAATGCACTTGCCAAGGCGCGCTACTTCTTTGCGCGTGCAGGTGGTCGTGCCGTGGTCGCTGATGACTCGGGCATCGAGGTGACGGCGCTGAGCGGCCAGCCTGGCGTGCACTCCCGGCGATGGGGTTGGCGCGAGGGTCTCGAGGGCGACGCGCTCGATGCGGCGAACAACGCCAGGCTCCAGCAAGCGCTTCGCGGGAAGTCCGATCGCTCGGCGCGCTACGTGTGCGTGGCGGCGTGGCTCGATGGGGCGGCTGAGGCCTGCGCGCGCGGGGAAGCGCCGGGACGCGTCCTCGAAGCGCCACGCGGAAGTGGAGGCTTCGGTTACGATCCGTACTTCTGGTCGGACGAGGTGCAGGGGACGTTTGCCGAGGTATCGCGTGAGGCAAAGGCGACCGTGAGCCATCGGGGTCGGGCGATTCGCGCGCTGCTCACGCGCCTTGGCCACGGACGTTGA